Proteins co-encoded in one Ziziphus jujuba cultivar Dongzao chromosome 9, ASM3175591v1 genomic window:
- the LOC107404465 gene encoding small ribosomal subunit protein uS14z/uS14y/uS14x, with protein MGHSNVWNSHPKNYGPGSRTCRVCGNPHGIIRKYGLMCCRQCFRSNAKEIGFIKYR; from the exons ATGGGGCACTCCAATGTGTGGAATTCTCACCCAAAGAACTACGGTCCCGGTTCACGCACCTG tCGCGTCTGCGGGAACCCTCATGGAATAATCCGGAAATACGGGCTCATGTGTTGCAGACAGTGTTTCCGTAGCAACGCCAAGGAAATTGGCTTCATTAAG TACCGCTAA